GCAGAAGCGTATGCCGCTGGTGAGCTTAAACATGGCCCTCTGGCATTGATTGATGCCGATATGCCAGTTGTGGTTGTCGCGCCTAACAACGAACTGCTTGAAAAGCTGAAATCGAACATTGAAGAAGTGCGCGCTCGTGGCGGCTTATTGTATGTGTTCGCCGATGAAAACGCAGGGTTTGTCAGTGATGAAACCATGACAGTGATTAAGATGCCGCATGTTAATGAAATCACGGCTCCGATTTTCTTCACCATCCCAATGCAGTTATTGTCTTACTATGTGGCGCTGATTAAAGGCACCGACGTCGACCAGCCTCGTAACCTAGCGAAAGCGGTGACGGTAGAATAAGTAGAGAGAGTCATTTAGTCTCATACTAAAAAGGCAGCGTTCACATAGGACGCTGCCTTTTCAAAACGTTTATGCCCCTTTTCGTGTTATCGCGAACACTCTGTGCGAATCGTTGCACTGAGTTTTGTCTTACTATTCCTAATAGGAATCTATCGAGCGGAAATGCTCATTGGTGCTAAAAATATCAGTAGTAGGTCAATTTCTTACAATTATTTCTCTTGTTGATTGGATATGTTGAAAAGTTAAGGCTTTGAGTTGAAGATGCTATCCAACCAACTATCGGAACTGTAAAAATGGCAGCTAAGAAAAGTAACATAATCGAATCAGCAAATTATCTTCACCATCAAGAGCTTGGTGGAATTGAAATGCTTGATGCTAGCTATCACAAGCAGTGCTTTTCTCGCCATAGTCATGAAGGATACACTTTCGGCATTATTGAAAAAGGAGCGCAAAAGTTCTTCAGAACAGGGGCTAATAACATAGCGCCTACTGGAAGTATTATTTTGATAAACGCTGATGATATCCACAACGGTGAGGCTAATACAGAAGAAGGCTGGGCATACAAAGCACTCTATCCTCTGCCTGAACAATTCGAACAAATCAGTCGGGAAATTGGTGGAAATAATACGCTTTCTCCATACTTTCCTGATGCTGTGATCCATGATGAAGAACTTGCAGCGCAGTTCCGTTTGGTCTATCAAGTTTTGATAGAGTCAGATAATAAACTGCTCAGAGAGTCCCTTCTCTACTCATTGCTTGTCAAACTGATGGCAAAGCATGGAAAAAGCAGAATTAATTTTGGCGTAGACAAGACGGCGAGTAAGCAAGTTACCATTGTAAAAGATTTTCTGGACGACCTTCCTGATGTGAATGTCTCTCTTAATGAGCTTGCGCAGTTAGTGTCATTAAACCCTTACTACCTTGTTCGTCTATTTAAAAAGGAGTTTGGATTACCTCCTCATGCTTATCAGATTCAGTCACGTCTACGTTACGCTACCAGGCTGATAAAAGAGGGTAACAAGTTAGCCGATGTAGCCATTCAATGTGGTTTTCATGATCAAAGCCATTTCATCAAGCACTTCAAAAAAGCCATGGGTGTTACACCTCGACTATACGCAAAGCACTTTCTATCGTAGTCAAAAACTTACTATCATTACCTTGTTCAATGCCATTTAATGCTATTACTCCATTCAATGTAAAAGGGTGATATATGAAAACGATTGGCTTACTAGGTGGTATGAGTTGGGAGTCCACGCTGAGCTATTACAAATCTATTAACGAAGGTGTAAAAGAGAAACTTGGAGGCTTGAATTCCGCCAAGATTTGCATGTATAGCGTAAATTTTGAGGAAATCGAAAAGCTCCAACATTCGGGTCATTGGGACGAGACGGCTAGGATACTATCTGATGCTGCTGTTTCTGTCGAAAAAGGTGGTGCTGATTTTATCCTAATTTGCACCAACACCATGCATAAAATAGCTCCTGAAATCGAAGCAAATATCAACATCCCGATTTTGCACATCGCGGATGCAACCGCAGAGAAACTGCTTGAAAGTGGTATTAAGAAGGTTGGACTTCTGGGCACTAATTTCACAATGGAGCAGGACTTTTATAAAGGACGACTGACGGAGAAGTTCGGTATTGAAGTCGTTGTGCCAGAGAAACATGACAGATTGAAGGTTCACGAGATTATTTATCAAGAGCTTTGCCGAGGCGAAATCAAGGATGACTCAAGAACTGTCTATACCCAAATCATCGATAAATTAAGAAATCAAGGTGCCGATGCAGTTATTCTTGGATGTACTGAAATTGCATTGCTTGTACAGCAGCAACATACAATTGTACCGCTGTTTGATACAACAGCCATTCATGCAGAAGCTGCTGTACGTTTAGCGACAAATAAAGATTAAACAATTGATTT
This DNA window, taken from Vibrio palustris, encodes the following:
- a CDS encoding AraC family transcriptional regulator, whose amino-acid sequence is MAAKKSNIIESANYLHHQELGGIEMLDASYHKQCFSRHSHEGYTFGIIEKGAQKFFRTGANNIAPTGSIILINADDIHNGEANTEEGWAYKALYPLPEQFEQISREIGGNNTLSPYFPDAVIHDEELAAQFRLVYQVLIESDNKLLRESLLYSLLVKLMAKHGKSRINFGVDKTASKQVTIVKDFLDDLPDVNVSLNELAQLVSLNPYYLVRLFKKEFGLPPHAYQIQSRLRYATRLIKEGNKLADVAIQCGFHDQSHFIKHFKKAMGVTPRLYAKHFLS
- a CDS encoding aspartate/glutamate racemase family protein; the encoded protein is MKTIGLLGGMSWESTLSYYKSINEGVKEKLGGLNSAKICMYSVNFEEIEKLQHSGHWDETARILSDAAVSVEKGGADFILICTNTMHKIAPEIEANINIPILHIADATAEKLLESGIKKVGLLGTNFTMEQDFYKGRLTEKFGIEVVVPEKHDRLKVHEIIYQELCRGEIKDDSRTVYTQIIDKLRNQGADAVILGCTEIALLVQQQHTIVPLFDTTAIHAEAAVRLATNKD